In one Rhopalosiphum padi isolate XX-2018 chromosome 3, ASM2088224v1, whole genome shotgun sequence genomic region, the following are encoded:
- the LOC132925741 gene encoding zinc finger MYM-type protein 1-like, with protein MLVSDKAVPNPDDLPVPLHEDNISKHSEYPMPEGISSLMKNSNDSLGHNKMVPDIHPEDPKNSIPKNQIEFRQRLLKGPFQPVLDIFPRTSFSGVKRSFQKSWYQQFTWLEYSPKDDLAFCFPCRMFSGSTGLNIGQSELVYSKIGFKNWKASTSKFSAHEKSKNHLNSSTSLTNFLSSKPIDEVIDDQRKNINSVKELTRQKNREIMRRLIDITVCLGIGGKPFRGHTESKNDVHKGLFLDIVCLLRKYDPIFNEHFLSGPKNALYTSNHIQNDLISSINQVIKRQLKDAILNEKVSLIADETSDIGHHEQLSIVIRYFNKHTNCTVEQFICLKRITSVDAQSIFSSLHDIIQEYSIKWENIVSVCFDGASTMSGCTNGVQAKFKEKNSNTFFVHCYGHCLNLVLVDSVGRNNRTTFDFFGNIQLIYNFIEDSCVRHAVLEKIANSVNIKLKTLKSVSTTRWACRYEAVSAVKVNYSALLIAINEISESTRHADIRAKGLGIIYQMKTFEFVFALEMLEPILCSILKQFS; from the exons atgctTGTATCAGACAAAGCTGTTCCAAATCCAGATGATCTACCAGTTCCATTACATGAGGACAATATATCAAAACATTCAGAATACCCAATGCCTGAGGGAATTTCATCACTGATGAAAAATTCCAATGATTCATtag GTCATAATAAAATGGTCCCTGATATACATCCTGAAGATCCTAAAAATTCTATTCCTAAAAATCAGATTGAATTTAGACAAAGACTTTTAAAAGGCCCATTTCAACCTGTATTGGACATTTTTCCGAGAACCAGTTTTAGTGGCGTAAAACGTAGTTTTCAGAAGTCATGGTACCAACAGTTTACTTGGTTAGAGTATAGCCCAAAGGATGATTTAGCGTTTTGCTTCCCTTGTCGGATGTTTAGCGGATCAACGGGACTTAATATTGGACAATCAGAATTGGTATATTCAAAAATCGGATTTAAAAATTGGAAAGCCTCTACCTCCAAATTTAGTGCACATGAAAAAtccaaaaatcatttaaatagttCAACATCACTGACaaattttttaagttcaaaGCCTATTGATGAAGTTATAGATGACcagagaaaaaatattaacagtgTGAAGGAATTAACTCGACAAAAAAATAGAGAGATTATGAGACGATTAATTGATATCACTGTTTGTTTAGGTATTGGTGGTAAGCCATTCCGAGGACATACAGAAAGTAAAAATGATGTTCATAAAGGTTTATTCTTAGATATAGTATGTCTCTTGCGTAAATATGATCCaatttttaatgaacattttttatcaggaccaaaaaatgcattatatacaAGCAATCATATACAGAACGATCTAATTTCATCTATTAACCAGGTTATCAAAAGGCAATTAAAAGATGCAATACTTAATGAAAAAGTATCTTTAATAGCAGACGAGACGAGTGACATAGGCCACCACGAGCAATTGTCTATTGTGATACGTTATTTTAACAAACATACAAACTGTACTGTagaacaatttatttgtttaaaacgaATAACATCAGTAGATGCACAAAGTATTTTTAGTTCATTACATGATATTATTCaagaatatagtattaaatggGAAAATATAGTTTCCGTTTGTTTCGATGGAGCGTCAACTATGTCAGGGTGTACTAACGGAGTACAAGCAAAATTCAAAGAGAAAAACTCAAACACATTTTTTGTTCATTGCTATGGGCATTGCTTGAACCTCGTTCTAGTCGATTCTGTTGGGAGAAATAATCGAACAACGTTtgatttttttggaaatatccagctcatttataattttattgaagacAGCTGCGTTAGACATGCAGTATTGGAGAAAATTGCCAATTcagttaacataaaattaaaaacgttgaaGTCAGTTTCTACAACACGATGGGCTTGTCGCTACGAAGCCGTTAGTGCGGTCAAAGTAAATTACTCAGCTCTACTTATTGCCATTAATGAAATTTCAGAATCCACTAGACACGCTGATATTCGTGCTAAAGGTTTGGGGATTATTTACCAAATGAAAACTTTCGAGTTTGTTTTTGCGTTGGAAATGCTGGAgcctatattatgttcaatattaaaA caGTTCAGTTAG
- the LOC132925742 gene encoding uncharacterized protein LOC132925742, with translation MYPKAQDEEAQAQDEEAHAQDEEVYAQAQDEEEEEAPAQNEDEEAAPRTYRIIPDIRLNSKFYVDNFGYKYYQKKVLINRITLICELQKKVNRPICHGTASISRNEMDNHILIVNPHNHQPDDIDLNVPFLRNALGERAVDRTITNPSIRGLYNSEIIRHPEAAIRYTFLQSQSRAKKMRQSRRPRLPQDMHDLSEMLRDPRNTNYASTFQIPSTAFFNQELIVNGVSVGIIFANISAIERYREQLVTVEMVGIDGTYKTLPQVPGDLRSFLTFQILYKSVAFPMVYVLLGSETKDTYSALFAVIRNILPLNYDRIRFVTDYERALMNAVRQIFPNSDLLCCWFHYTQSVVRYCHRKVNGVLNLVKRHEVAARIFRMVLALPHLPAERGNPRCPNFCMEDGFHTIVDYSSQFSEIHEVMSRFFYIFNYWFLQIGPRHLSVFGQDHRAKNYLESFHSTLLTQIGRHPNIWDFLQRLIIVENQFFVEFQQCTNNLMIRDGTSRSERENTTRIIRESVQQLNRDGDLLMFLRRTGHRNDGYVRQQIGPYP, from the exons ATGTATCCAA aaGCACAAGATGAAGAAGCACAAGCACAAGACGAAGAAGCACATGCACAAGACGAAGAAGTATATGCACAAGCACAAGATGAAGAGGAAGAAGAAGCACCAGCTCAAAATGAAGATGAAGAAGCTGCACCAAGGACATATAGGATAATTCCCGACATTCGACTCAACTCGAAATTTTATGTGGACAATtttggatataaatattatcaaaaaaaggtACTCATCAATCGAATAACTTTGATATGTGAGCTACAAAAAAAAGTCAACCGTCCTATATGTCATGGTACAGCATCCATCAGTAGAAATGAGATGGACAACCACATTTTGATTGTAAACCCACACAATCATCAGCCGGATGACATTGATTTAAATGTACCATTCCTGAGGAATGCTCTCGGTGAGAGAGCTGTTGATAGGACTATCACAAATCCATCAATTCGAGGTCTATATAATAGCGAAATAATTAG GCATCCCGAAGCTGCCATTCGCTATACATTCCTCCAATCACAATCGAGGGCAAAAAAGATGAGACAGTCGAGGCGCCCTCGGTTACCTCAGGACATGCACGACCTTTCAGAAATGTTGAGAGACCCCCGGAATACAAATTATGCTTCCACATTTCAAATTCCTTCAACTGCATTTTTCAATCAAGAATTGATTGTAAATGGAGTAAGTGTTGGaattatttttgcaaatatttCTGCAATTGAAAGGTATCGTGAACAGTTGGTTACAGTAGAGATGGTTGGAATAGACGGTACCTATAAGACGCTTCCTCAAGTGCCAGGGGACTTGCGATCTTTCTTGACATTTCAAATACTCTACAAAAGTGTG GCATTTCCAATGGTCTATGTCCTTTTGGGAAGTGAGACAAAAGATACGTACTCTGCGTTATTCGCCGTGATACGCAATATTCTACCATTAAATTATGATAGAATCCGGTTTGTTACTGATTATGAGCGTGCTCTCATGAATGCTGTCCGACAAATCTTCCCGAACAGTGATTTGCTATGTTGTTGGTTCCATTATACTCAg TCAGTTGTAAGATATTGTCACCGAAAGGTGAATGGTGTCTTGAACTTGGTAAAGAGGCATGAAGTGGCAGCTCGTATTTTCAGAATG gtACTAGCATTGCCTCATCTACCGGCTGAAAGGGGTAATCCGAGGTGCCCTAATTTTTGTATGGAAGATGGCTTCCATACAATTGTCGACTACTCCTCACAATTTTCTGAAATTCATGAGGTTATGAGTCGTTTCTtctacattttcaattattggTTTTTGCAAATTGGTCCTCGGCACTTGAGCGTTTTTGGTCAAGATCACCGGGCCAAAAACTACTTGGAATCCTTCCACTCAACGTTGCTCACCCAAATTGGACGCCACCCTAATATTTGGGATTTTCTTC aaaGGCTGATTATTGTGGAAAATCAGTTCTTTGTAGAATTTCAACAGTGCACCAATAACCTCAtg atcAGAGATGGCACTTCCAGATCTGAAAGAGAAAACACAACAAGGATCATCAGAGAATCTGTACAGCAACTGAACAGAGACGGTGATCTATTGATGTTTTTGAGGAGGACTGGTCACCGAAACGATGGCTATGTTCGACAACAAATTGGACCTTATCCTTGA
- the LOC132925739 gene encoding zinc finger MYM-type protein 1-like, with amino-acid sequence MDTKEEEMKITVYNATLDQMINGINLRFSQETLNMIKSISNVLELNVDDNDITILTASFSLEAEMLKSEISLLKHTDNVPKNNIKNCDTWIKWLTEFGSGRETIFNNILKMLKIFVTIPVTSCSCERAFSKLSLIKTKLRSTMHQDRLDGLLTMSIEQELAYNINIDEVIEQFKILIPSERRMVL; translated from the coding sequence ATGGATACTAAAGAGGAAGAAATGAAGATTACAGTTTATAATGCAACATTAGACCAAATGATTAATGGTATTAATTTGAGATTTAGCCAGGAAACTTTGAATATGATAAAGAGTATTTCCAATGTACTAGAATTAAATGTTGACGACAACGATATCACCATTTTAACTGCTTCCTTTAGTTTGGAAGCAGAAATGTTAAAAAGTGAAATAAGTCTACTTAAACACACAGATAATGTacccaaaaataatataaaaaattgtgacaCGTGGATAAAATGGTTAACAGAGTTTGGCAGTGGAAGGGaaactatattcaataatatattaaaaatgctaaaaatatttgttactaTTCCTGTGACTAGTTGTTCTTGTGAAAGGGCATTCTCAAAATTAagcttaattaaaacaaaattacgtAGTACCATGCATCAAGATCGACTAGATGGACTACTCACCATGTCAATTGAACAGGAATTAgcctataatattaacattgacGAAGTaatagaacaatttaaaatattaattccttCTGAAAGAAGAATGGTACTCTAA